In Pelosinus sp. UFO1, one genomic interval encodes:
- a CDS encoding PsbP-related protein — protein sequence MKRILLFVVLFTVFMTNCTFASEGSVYEDRFHNTFRITLPNDWQISNFHGTLFAATSPSSSTIKVYISLGYTEIEPSEEEIDRFADFLIENAGKLEDKHNIMIDNRNAIRFITVDNNKSVYKVSYLFYKKGVIVRVEGDGNLSQLDEDQKSFDQIMSNFEFLF from the coding sequence TTGAAACGTATATTATTATTTGTTGTATTGTTTACTGTATTTATGACAAATTGCACCTTTGCGTCCGAAGGAAGTGTGTATGAGGATCGATTCCACAATACATTTCGCATCACATTGCCCAACGACTGGCAAATCAGCAACTTTCATGGAACTTTATTCGCGGCAACTTCACCCAGTAGTTCCACGATTAAAGTTTATATTTCTCTTGGATATACTGAAATAGAACCTAGCGAGGAAGAGATAGACAGATTTGCAGACTTTCTTATTGAAAACGCAGGTAAGTTAGAAGATAAGCACAATATAATGATTGACAACCGCAATGCCATACGTTTTATAACTGTTGATAACAATAAATCGGTATATAAAGTTAGCTACCTTTTCTACAAAAAAGGGGTTATTGTTAGGGTAGAAGGTGACGGTAACCTCAGCCAACTAGATGAAGATCAGAAAAGTTTTGATCAGATTATGTCCAACTTTGAGTTTCTATTTTAA
- a CDS encoding YdiU family protein, translating to MERKTISDTGWNLDSSYARLPDMFFTRLNPTAVRSPQLVILNYPLATSLGLNAEALQSEDGIAVFAGNQIPEGASPLAQAYAGHQFGNFALLGDGRALLLGEQINPLGQRVDIQLKGSGRTPYSRRGDGRAALGPMLREYIISEAMHGLGIPTTRSLAVVTTGETLIRETYQPGAILTRVAASHLRVGTFQYASNWGTIEELRILADYTLQRHFPNVDIAPNRYFSLLQEVIKRQAVLIAKWQLVGFIHGVMNTDNMTLSGETIDYGPCAFMDIYDPATVFSSIDLQGRYAYGNQPHIAGWNLARFAETLLPLLHDNQEQAVKLAQDAISDFTELYQSNWLAGMRAKLGIFNEEEQDKNLIEDLLGMMKKYRADYTNTFRALTFDMRPNMELFGTTEFAQWHELWQARLGRQQEAEASSHQLMQNSNPTIIPRNHRVEAALEAAVQGEYSVMERLLDVLSCPYAHSPEQADYSTLPALSTRPYRTFCGT from the coding sequence ATGGAGAGAAAAACAATATCAGATACAGGATGGAACTTAGATAGCAGTTATGCCCGTTTGCCGGATATGTTTTTTACTAGACTAAACCCAACCGCTGTACGCTCACCGCAATTGGTTATTCTCAATTATCCGTTAGCTACGTCACTGGGGTTGAATGCCGAGGCACTGCAAAGTGAAGATGGCATAGCGGTATTTGCTGGCAACCAGATTCCAGAAGGTGCTTCGCCTCTGGCTCAAGCTTACGCGGGGCATCAATTCGGAAATTTTGCTTTGTTAGGGGATGGGCGGGCTCTGCTGCTTGGCGAGCAGATTAATCCTCTAGGTCAGCGGGTTGATATTCAGCTCAAGGGTTCAGGAAGAACGCCATATTCCCGCCGGGGCGACGGTCGAGCGGCACTTGGGCCAATGCTGCGCGAATACATCATCAGCGAAGCAATGCATGGTCTTGGTATTCCTACCACTCGCAGCCTAGCGGTGGTGACAACAGGTGAGACCTTAATCCGCGAAACCTACCAGCCTGGTGCAATTCTGACCCGTGTGGCTGCTAGTCATCTGCGCGTCGGCACCTTTCAGTATGCTTCAAACTGGGGCACTATTGAGGAACTCCGGATCCTAGCTGATTATACATTGCAACGACATTTTCCAAACGTTGACATTGCTCCGAACCGCTATTTTTCTTTGCTTCAAGAAGTGATCAAACGGCAGGCCGTATTGATTGCCAAATGGCAACTGGTTGGCTTTATTCACGGGGTGATGAATACCGACAACATGACCCTTAGTGGCGAAACTATAGATTATGGTCCTTGTGCCTTCATGGATATCTATGACCCAGCAACGGTATTCAGTTCTATTGATTTACAAGGTCGCTATGCTTATGGCAATCAGCCGCATATTGCTGGATGGAATCTCGCGCGATTTGCTGAAACCCTATTGCCATTGTTGCATGACAATCAGGAGCAGGCTGTCAAGCTAGCCCAGGATGCAATTTCAGATTTTACTGAGTTGTATCAATCTAATTGGCTTGCGGGAATGAGAGCAAAACTGGGAATATTTAATGAAGAAGAACAGGATAAAAATCTTATTGAAGACCTTCTCGGTATGATGAAGAAGTATCGTGCGGACTATACCAACACCTTCCGCGCATTAACTTTTGATATGCGGCCCAATATGGAACTGTTTGGCACCACAGAATTTGCTCAATGGCATGAGTTGTGGCAGGCGAGGCTAGGCAGGCAGCAGGAAGCGGAAGCCTCTTCGCATCAGTTGATGCAAAATAGCAATCCTACGATAATCCCACGTAATCACCGGGTAGAAGCCGCACTAGAAGCCGCGGTGCAAGGAGAATACAGTGTAATGGAGCGGCTTCTTGATGTTCTTTCATGTCCTTACGCACACTCCCCCGAACAGGCTGATTACTCTACACTGCCAGCGCTATCAACCCGTCCTTACCGAACTTTTTGCGGTACCTGA
- a CDS encoding aspartate/glutamate racemase family protein produces MITIGILGGMGPMATADLFEKIIKNTPASTDQEHLKVIVYNNPQIPSRINAIINGTESPLKELISSAKLLEKAGAEVLVMPCNTAHFWYQDIQKAVNVKLINMIENTADYVKVQKLDSTEKFMLFASVATVKTEMYQKAFLAKGLVVLTPNIEEQKIVSLAIQEAKAGRIEDNSNNKLLSEIIFKYQQMGVSAFIAGCTEIPLLFPCISGNYQLIDPTKILAQTVVNQAMKINLKSSPTDLYCNL; encoded by the coding sequence GTGATAACGATTGGGATATTAGGCGGAATGGGACCTATGGCAACAGCCGATTTATTTGAAAAAATAATCAAAAATACTCCAGCAAGTACCGACCAAGAGCATTTAAAGGTCATTGTTTATAATAATCCCCAAATACCTTCACGTATTAATGCGATTATAAATGGAACAGAAAGCCCGCTGAAAGAACTTATCTCTTCGGCCAAGTTACTTGAAAAAGCAGGTGCTGAAGTTTTGGTGATGCCATGTAATACAGCTCATTTTTGGTATCAAGACATTCAAAAAGCTGTGAATGTTAAGCTAATTAACATGATTGAAAATACAGCAGATTATGTGAAAGTTCAAAAGTTAGATAGCACTGAAAAGTTTATGCTGTTTGCAAGTGTCGCTACGGTTAAAACAGAAATGTACCAAAAAGCATTTTTGGCAAAAGGGTTAGTTGTACTTACTCCAAATATTGAAGAACAAAAGATTGTATCGCTAGCAATCCAAGAGGCAAAGGCAGGGCGAATCGAAGACAATTCAAATAACAAGTTACTGTCAGAAATAATTTTTAAGTATCAGCAAATGGGGGTAAGCGCATTCATTGCGGGATGCACAGAAATACCCTTGCTATTTCCTTGCATTAGTGGAAATTATCAATTGATTGACCCAACTAAGATATTGGCACAAACAGTTGTTAATCAAGCAATGAAAATCAATTTGAAATCATCTCCGACGGACCTATATTGCAATCTCTAA
- a CDS encoding porin — protein sequence MKKVFILLFSVATIVVIPINEPGGNVVYASNEMKIEGDNKLVIPGNTEKFKAEFAYEMAQITGKILSTPTTNVENFKVEFAYSTAKVTAKIMPILPNNQRNEFAYKMAQITTKIIGDQNLDIEKAKADFAYEIAQMTTRIITNPDKLTTDKNTMLTLNNDYVDPKTMLRNNADIEPKTVVQLNNTVTKEKTKSSNTNYISPETYTGLVDELSHIGDRSNQLDNKVKIDGEIRYHYALNSGPGQLDRDSSGIRARIGFNSAVNQDWRAYGMLEGQKNVVNYNNDFKLSHLYVAGKSGESIVTAGSFGYLMADGNIYDSDFKGVKVEFGDPIKYTVSYGETDYTKKTLIATARYNDFDYNLEVGAHHYQKDDGDHSQNTIWTLGGNYNFSNFGVGAMALGSTLTDSKGYVLSANYGELKTWRPGTYGVFAKYYNQPQGTYIAHGMNGTGSSMKGFKGYGLGMNYTLTENVVTGIEYYGLKDKISGDKGDTWWSHLTHYF from the coding sequence GTGAAAAAGGTTTTTATATTACTGTTTTCGGTTGCAACGATAGTCGTTATACCAATAAATGAGCCCGGGGGAAACGTGGTATATGCTTCAAATGAAATGAAAATCGAGGGTGACAATAAACTTGTAATTCCAGGAAATACAGAAAAATTCAAAGCTGAATTTGCCTATGAAATGGCACAAATTACAGGGAAAATATTATCTACCCCAACCACAAATGTCGAGAACTTTAAAGTTGAATTTGCGTATTCAACTGCTAAGGTAACAGCAAAAATAATGCCGATTTTACCTAACAACCAAAGAAATGAATTCGCATATAAAATGGCACAAATCACAACAAAAATAATTGGTGACCAAAACCTAGATATTGAAAAAGCCAAAGCTGATTTTGCGTATGAAATTGCGCAAATGACAACGAGAATTATAACGAATCCAGACAAACTCACTACTGATAAAAACACAATGCTTACACTAAATAATGACTATGTTGATCCGAAAACAATGCTTAGGAATAATGCTGATATTGAGCCAAAAACAGTGGTTCAGTTAAATAATACAGTAACTAAGGAAAAAACAAAAAGTAGTAATACAAATTATATCTCACCGGAAACGTATACAGGCCTTGTAGATGAATTGAGTCATATAGGTGACCGGAGCAATCAGTTGGATAACAAAGTAAAGATTGATGGAGAAATTCGTTATCATTACGCATTGAATAGTGGTCCTGGGCAATTAGATCGGGATTCATCTGGAATTCGTGCCCGTATTGGTTTTAATAGTGCAGTGAATCAGGATTGGCGTGCTTATGGTATGCTAGAAGGTCAAAAGAATGTAGTAAATTATAATAATGACTTCAAGCTTTCACATCTATATGTGGCGGGAAAAAGCGGTGAATCGATAGTGACAGCAGGTTCGTTCGGTTACCTTATGGCGGACGGTAATATTTATGATAGCGATTTTAAAGGCGTCAAAGTTGAGTTTGGAGATCCGATAAAATACACGGTAAGTTATGGCGAAACCGATTACACGAAAAAAACATTGATAGCAACCGCGCGGTATAACGATTTTGATTACAATCTTGAAGTCGGTGCTCATCACTACCAAAAGGATGACGGAGATCACAGTCAAAACACAATCTGGACTCTTGGTGGGAATTATAATTTCAGTAATTTTGGTGTAGGGGCCATGGCTTTGGGATCTACTTTGACAGATAGCAAAGGTTATGTGCTTAGTGCTAACTATGGAGAATTAAAAACATGGAGGCCGGGTACCTATGGAGTATTTGCCAAATATTATAATCAACCCCAGGGCACGTATATTGCTCATGGAATGAATGGCACAGGTAGCTCTATGAAAGGATTTAAAGGCTATGGCTTAGGAATGAACTATACTTTGACAGAAAATGTTGTTACAGGTATCGAATATTATGGACTAAAAGACAAAATCAGCGGAGATAAAGGCGACACATGGTGGAGCCACTTAACTCATTATTTCTAA
- a CDS encoding LysR family transcriptional regulator, which produces MDIGLFKTFLLVAELLNITRASEQLSFSQPAITAQICSLEDAFRVKLFERTGKRLTLTDAGKKMIDYAQRIVSLYEETQNVMATFSHASETIRLGVSTQMINYFLPFVLKELQGQMPSLNISVEICMNTQDVLKGILECRYDFGFIHGENTFKQIRQHGIWTEDVLWVASQEFIKNNEVKDNNDLPVINYTVGSVLRGKLDELTGNEDLQSPIEYSDSEAIKRAVIAGLGISYLPTTLIKDEIAIGKLIVLEREPLIQLQISLVYHHDKTFTLPMYALLLALANQPGADKTIKELL; this is translated from the coding sequence ATGGATATAGGATTATTTAAGACCTTTTTATTGGTAGCTGAATTGCTTAACATTACGAGGGCTTCAGAACAGCTTAGTTTCTCACAGCCAGCTATAACTGCTCAAATTTGTAGCCTAGAAGATGCTTTTCGTGTGAAGTTATTCGAGAGAACCGGGAAAAGGTTAACATTGACTGACGCGGGTAAGAAGATGATAGACTATGCTCAGCGGATTGTAAGCTTGTATGAAGAGACACAAAACGTTATGGCAACTTTTAGTCATGCGAGCGAAACTATTAGGTTAGGTGTATCAACACAAATGATAAATTATTTTTTGCCTTTCGTTTTAAAGGAACTCCAAGGGCAAATGCCGTCTCTTAACATTAGTGTAGAGATCTGCATGAATACGCAAGATGTTTTAAAAGGGATATTAGAATGTCGTTATGATTTTGGTTTTATACACGGAGAAAATACATTTAAGCAAATTAGACAGCATGGAATATGGACGGAAGATGTTTTATGGGTGGCAAGTCAAGAGTTTATCAAAAACAATGAAGTAAAAGATAATAATGATTTACCTGTTATCAACTACACAGTAGGAAGTGTATTAAGAGGAAAGTTAGATGAATTGACGGGAAATGAAGATTTACAGTCGCCGATTGAGTATAGTGATTCCGAGGCAATTAAACGTGCTGTTATAGCTGGATTAGGTATTTCTTATTTGCCAACAACATTGATAAAGGATGAGATAGCGATTGGGAAATTAATTGTCCTTGAAAGAGAACCGTTAATTCAGTTACAGATATCGTTAGTATATCATCACGATAAAACTTTCACACTTCCGATGTACGCTTTGTTATTAGCTTTAGCTAATCAACCTGGTGCAGATAAGACTATAAAGGAACTTCTATAG
- a CDS encoding polysaccharide deacetylase family protein yields the protein MKNKKIVSSLVLLIGICLMGVLFSKDFFTTQTAGDYRNITDVQNSYNADAETAQALTQLKTSQEKATVITHSNSGQRHIALTFDGLTDRTSVQQILDLLKKYNAKATFFVDGMQTAEDPQTVVNIKKEGQRIENYTLSGMVKMENLPVERIVKDFCRAQKIIKVTTDQGPNLLKCNETKYTDQLLQVVKASGFNSVVKSDVFLNVKQINSLPTADNFVGNIKPGSIVSIKLKTNPEPVVNEPGKTDLKPAIDKQPGLKVLPQSTDLGEKEIIDAVEKLLIALDKANYTTAYVEDFSKTNTTPKPVKTTLLQNRNDVKVNNVFSFMPKITDFLREQIADLFTCRTAYAAEIVDNNAKEIKIVLTTEPALSYTFGGLSNEAVVNDVLGRLNSLGIKATFFVAEIEMKKYPETLRRIIANGHEIGVAIRPKDGETIDETRNTIMRGRNTLQEQFGVKTNLVKQPWGAVADTTKEAVFSLECKLIGQSINVVQSKHKDYTSADQVMAEIFGKSIFSLARGQIIHFRMDYYTNDRLVGDLMETIKQRKVDNIAYATFYDNPANNPANYSQYKIKPVGEILSNTKFTYQYPVDPKNIPVRLRNDLHRLTIDQYNFLDEVSKRYIGNADVTYEDRMLGFSKMETRHLDKSGLVQTEDNVIFLTFDDWGTDAAINKILYVLHKHNVPGTFFVLTNNVLNNPNLLRTIAVQGHNIGSHSDKHKPMVVRDPKTGKQVITQNKEEYTKDLATAYQKLRDVTGDVTINGKTALTRFFRPPTLAISKMGAETLFETGYEYIISGSCSTYDYKAQSIPELVETIKEGVYAKNGSVKKGAILTMHMGDSCIYTPTALDILLTANEAKSDTDPSKFKVGRLSDYLIDGYSQINRKKSLKLTSHDKD from the coding sequence GTGAAAAACAAGAAAATTGTATCATCACTGGTTCTGCTTATAGGTATTTGTCTAATGGGGGTGCTATTCTCCAAAGACTTCTTTACAACGCAGACAGCCGGCGACTATCGCAATATTACCGATGTCCAAAATTCCTATAATGCCGATGCAGAAACTGCACAAGCCTTAACGCAGCTTAAAACAAGTCAAGAGAAGGCAACGGTTATTACACATAGCAATAGTGGACAGCGCCATATTGCATTAACTTTTGATGGATTAACAGATCGCACAAGTGTACAACAAATTTTGGACTTATTGAAAAAATATAATGCAAAAGCGACTTTTTTTGTTGATGGGATGCAGACTGCCGAAGATCCCCAGACTGTTGTAAACATCAAAAAAGAAGGACAAAGAATCGAGAATTATACACTCTCAGGTATGGTTAAAATGGAGAATCTCCCCGTAGAAAGAATAGTTAAAGATTTTTGTCGGGCGCAAAAGATTATCAAAGTAACCACTGATCAGGGGCCAAATCTTTTAAAATGCAATGAAACCAAATATACGGATCAATTGCTTCAAGTGGTGAAAGCCTCTGGGTTTAACAGTGTTGTAAAAAGCGATGTTTTCTTAAATGTGAAACAAATAAACTCTCTTCCTACAGCAGACAATTTTGTTGGTAATATCAAACCGGGGAGTATTGTTTCCATTAAACTAAAAACTAACCCCGAGCCGGTTGTTAATGAACCAGGAAAAACAGACTTAAAACCAGCTATAGACAAACAGCCAGGTTTAAAAGTGTTGCCACAATCGACAGACTTGGGAGAAAAAGAAATTATTGATGCGGTAGAAAAATTATTAATTGCGTTGGATAAGGCAAATTATACTACAGCCTATGTGGAGGATTTTTCAAAAACCAATACTACCCCAAAACCAGTAAAAACCACCCTATTGCAGAATCGTAATGATGTTAAAGTAAATAACGTTTTTTCCTTTATGCCTAAAATCACTGACTTTTTACGAGAACAGATCGCGGATTTGTTTACCTGCCGGACAGCTTATGCAGCAGAGATTGTAGATAACAATGCTAAAGAAATTAAGATAGTTTTAACCACAGAACCAGCTCTTTCCTATACATTCGGTGGACTGTCCAACGAAGCAGTAGTGAATGATGTACTTGGAAGATTGAACAGCCTTGGCATTAAAGCAACCTTCTTTGTGGCGGAAATAGAAATGAAAAAATATCCCGAAACACTACGGAGGATTATTGCAAACGGGCACGAAATCGGTGTTGCGATACGGCCAAAAGATGGGGAAACAATCGATGAAACTCGCAACACTATTATGCGTGGCCGTAATACCTTGCAAGAACAGTTTGGTGTGAAAACCAACTTGGTAAAACAACCATGGGGTGCCGTAGCAGATACAACAAAAGAAGCCGTTTTTAGCCTGGAATGCAAATTAATTGGTCAATCAATCAATGTTGTGCAAAGTAAACATAAAGATTACACCTCCGCAGATCAGGTTATGGCGGAAATTTTCGGTAAGTCCATATTTTCTTTAGCCCGCGGACAGATCATACATTTTAGAATGGATTACTATACCAATGATCGATTGGTTGGTGATTTGATGGAAACAATCAAACAACGCAAAGTGGATAACATTGCCTATGCAACATTTTATGATAATCCTGCAAATAATCCTGCAAATTATTCTCAGTATAAGATTAAGCCAGTCGGAGAAATTCTTAGTAATACAAAATTTACTTATCAATACCCAGTAGATCCGAAGAACATTCCAGTACGCTTAAGAAATGATCTTCATAGGTTAACGATTGATCAATACAATTTCCTCGACGAAGTTTCCAAACGCTATATTGGTAACGCGGATGTTACTTATGAAGATCGTATGCTCGGTTTTTCAAAAATGGAGACTCGTCATCTTGATAAGAGCGGTTTAGTACAAACAGAAGACAATGTTATATTCCTAACCTTCGATGACTGGGGGACGGATGCGGCAATCAATAAAATTTTATATGTCCTGCATAAGCATAATGTCCCAGGGACATTCTTTGTTCTTACAAACAATGTATTGAATAACCCTAATTTGCTCCGAACAATTGCCGTGCAAGGTCATAATATCGGGAGTCATTCTGACAAACATAAGCCAATGGTGGTTCGTGATCCGAAAACAGGTAAGCAAGTTATAACCCAGAATAAAGAAGAATATACCAAGGATCTTGCCACAGCATATCAAAAATTGCGGGATGTTACAGGTGATGTAACAATCAACGGCAAAACCGCCTTGACCAGATTCTTCCGTCCACCAACGCTAGCAATCAGCAAGATGGGGGCTGAAACATTGTTTGAAACCGGTTACGAGTATATTATTTCTGGTTCGTGTAGCACATACGATTATAAGGCCCAAAGTATTCCTGAGCTTGTTGAAACTATCAAAGAAGGAGTATATGCAAAAAACGGTAGTGTAAAAAAGGGTGCTATTTTAACTATGCATATGGGGGATAGCTGTATATACACTCCAACAGCGTTAGATATATTGCTGACTGCAAATGAAGCAAAATCTGATACTGATCCTTCCAAGTTTAAAGTTGGCAGGCTATCCGACTATTTAATTGATGGCTATTCGCAAATAAATCGAAAAAAGTCACTGAAATTAACTAGCCATGATAAGGATTAA
- a CDS encoding nucleotide sugar dehydrogenase, with product MEIFERIRTKKDFLAVVGLGYVGLPVAVAFAEKVKTLGFDTNQEKINIYKKGIDPTKEIGDEKIQSTALDFTTDPARLKEAKFIIVAVPTPVNGDKTPDLAPIVNASKIVGQNLSKDSIVVFESTVYPGVTEDVCVPILEKESNLVCGKDFKIGYSPERINPGDRVHKLENIQKIVSGMDEETVENIAAAYELIIQAGVYKAPSIKVAEATKLVENAQRDINIAFMNELAMAFNRMGINTKEVIDAMNTKWNALGFYPGLVGGHCIGVDPYYFIYQAEVLGYHSQIIAAGRKVNDNMGIFVTDNVIKKMIQSDINVKKSNVYIMGITFKENCPDMRNSKAVDVFKYLASYGIKVKVVDPVADKAEFKKEFNMELVDIKDVRNADCLVFLVAHQQFKDLQIEDLESMLKQQKQQTKHVIIDIKNIFDKKNIEEKGYSYWSL from the coding sequence ATGGAAATATTTGAAAGAATACGAACGAAAAAAGATTTTTTAGCAGTTGTAGGCCTTGGTTATGTGGGATTACCTGTTGCTGTTGCGTTTGCTGAGAAAGTCAAAACGCTGGGATTTGATACGAATCAAGAAAAAATTAATATTTACAAAAAGGGAATTGACCCTACTAAGGAAATTGGTGATGAGAAAATTCAAAGTACGGCATTGGATTTTACCACGGACCCAGCTAGGTTAAAAGAAGCCAAATTCATCATTGTTGCTGTTCCAACGCCTGTCAATGGAGATAAAACGCCAGATTTGGCACCGATTGTTAATGCCAGTAAAATAGTAGGGCAAAATTTATCAAAAGACAGTATTGTTGTTTTTGAATCTACAGTATATCCGGGCGTTACAGAAGACGTTTGTGTACCTATTTTAGAGAAAGAATCAAATCTGGTATGCGGAAAAGATTTCAAAATCGGTTATTCTCCAGAAAGAATTAATCCTGGAGATCGAGTACATAAACTTGAAAATATTCAGAAGATCGTATCTGGTATGGATGAAGAAACCGTGGAAAACATTGCGGCTGCCTACGAGTTGATTATTCAGGCAGGTGTTTATAAAGCACCTAGCATTAAAGTTGCGGAAGCAACAAAATTAGTTGAAAATGCCCAAAGAGATATTAATATTGCTTTTATGAATGAATTGGCAATGGCATTTAATCGAATGGGCATTAATACCAAAGAGGTCATCGATGCTATGAATACCAAATGGAATGCTTTAGGTTTTTATCCAGGATTGGTAGGCGGACATTGTATCGGTGTCGATCCGTATTATTTTATCTATCAAGCAGAGGTGCTAGGTTATCATTCCCAGATTATTGCGGCCGGTAGAAAGGTTAATGACAATATGGGGATTTTTGTTACTGATAATGTAATAAAGAAAATGATTCAATCTGATATCAATGTCAAGAAATCGAACGTTTATATTATGGGAATTACCTTCAAAGAAAATTGTCCGGATATGCGCAATTCAAAAGCCGTTGATGTTTTTAAATACCTTGCTTCCTATGGAATCAAGGTAAAGGTGGTAGATCCGGTCGCTGATAAGGCTGAGTTCAAGAAAGAATTCAATATGGAACTTGTCGATATAAAGGATGTTCGAAATGCTGATTGTCTGGTGTTCTTAGTAGCACATCAGCAATTTAAAGACTTACAGATAGAGGACTTAGAAAGTATGTTAAAACAACAAAAACAACAAACAAAGCATGTAATTATTGATATCAAGAATATATTTGACAAAAAGAACATAGAAGAGAAGGGCTACTCTTATTGGAGTCTTTAA